From a region of the Suncus etruscus isolate mSunEtr1 chromosome 11, mSunEtr1.pri.cur, whole genome shotgun sequence genome:
- the LOC126022754 gene encoding lysophospholipase-like protein 1 — protein MAAASGSVRLQRCLVSPAGRHSASLIFLHGSGDSGQGMRRWIKQVLNHDLTFQHIKIIYPTAPPRPYTPMKGGISNVWFDRLKISIDCPEHLESIDKMCQVLTDLINEEVKSGINKNRILVGGFSMGGCMAMHLAYRSHQDVAGVFALSSFLNKDSAVYQDLQKVDSALPELFQCHGTSDELVLHSWGEETNSMLKSLGVNTKFQSLPGVYHELNRTELEHLRSWILTKLPGEVETQKE, from the coding sequence ATGGCGGCCGCATCGGGCTCTGTGCGCCTGCAGCGCTGCTTGGTGTCTCCGGCCGGTAGACACAGTGCGTCTCTCATCTTCCTGCACGGCTCAGGTGATTCTGGACAAGGAATGAGAAGATGGATCAAACAGGTTTTAAATCATGATTTAACATTCCAGCACATCAAAATCATTTACCCAACAGCGCCTCCCAGGCCTTACACACCTATGAAGGGCGGCATCTCCAATGTCTGGTTTGACCGACTGAAAATCTCTATTGATTGCCCTGAGCACCTCGAGTCCATTGACAAAATGTGCCAGGTACTCACGGATTTGATTAATGAGGAAGTCAAAAGTGGCATTAATAAGAACAGAATCTTAGTAGGAGGATTTTCAATGGGAGGGTGTATGGCCATGCATCTAGCCTATAGAAGTCATCAAGATGTGGCAGGAGTATTTGCTCTTTCTAGTTTTCTGAATAAAGACTCTGCTGTTTACCAGGATCTTCAGAAGGTGGACAGTGCCCTTCCTGAATTATTTCAGTGCCATGGTACTTCAGATGAGTTGGTCCTTCATTCATGGGGAGAAGAGACGAATTCCATGTTAAAATCTCTGGGTGTGAACACCAAGTTTCAGAGTTTACCAGGCGTTTACCACGAGCTGAACAGAACTGAGCTAGAACACCTGAGGTCCTGGATTCTTACAAAGCTACCAGGAGAAGTAGAAACGCAAAAGGAATGA